The Microvirga thermotolerans sequence TGATGGTGCGCGCTGAGCCGGGCGCTCACCCGGCCGCGGCGTCCCGCAAGGCGCCGAGGACATCGACGGAGGCCCATCGCTCCCGGATCTTCCCGTCGGCAATGCGCCAGAACACCATGCCGGTGAACTCGACAGGCTTGTGGGAGGCAGGGATCCCACGGAAATCGGCCTTGTGTGTTCCCCGCCAGCGGGCGCGGACGGCCACCCGGTCGCCTTCGGCGACCATGTCCTCGATCACGACGTGGAGATCGGGAAAGACCTTCTTCAGGCCTTGGATGTGCTGCTTGACTCCCTCCGGCCCGAGGCGCGCCCCGGCGGCATGGTCGAAGAAGTCGTCACCGACCTGTGCGTCGATGGCAACGGGATCGAAATTGTTGGCCGTCGCCTCGTAATGGGCCCGGACCAGGTCCTTGTTGCGTTCCAGGGTGCTCGACATGCTGAATTCCCAACCGAATGCGTAGCGCTCAGGGTCGCGCGCGGCGTCTGCTCCACTCTGGAGGCCGCCAGGGCGGCAGGCAGCCTCGCCGGAGGCCGGACGATAGCGACGGACGCGCCGATGGCAAGGCAAATCGCATTCGTCGAATTGGCCTCGCATCTACCGACGGAGGATGGGGATCGGTTCCCCGGAGCGGGACTCATCTCCTCGCAGGGGCGGATTGCGCGCCCAGGGCCATGTCGAGACGCAGAGCCGGGTTCTTCGGCGCATCCGGTCCATGGCCATGCAGCCCCGGCGGATCGCCGAGGTCCAGGCCGCCATCGTCGAGGTGGGCATAGGCAGTCGGGTCGTAATGCGTCTCCGGTCCGACCAGGCATTCCGCGAGGCCGGCGCGAACGCCCTCTTCGTCGATGCCGTTGCCGATGAACACCAGTTCCTGGCGGCGGTCTCCCCAGGCGGGATGCCAGCGCTCATGAAGATAGGCGAGGAACGGCGGAACGTTGGGCCAACGGCTCCTCGGCACGGCGCACCACCACAGGCCCTTGAAATTCAGGCGCAGCTGGGCGCCCGCGACCGAGAACTCCACGACGTTGTCCGGATGCGTCGCGAGCCACAGATGCCCCTTGGCCCGCAGCAGGCCGGGCAAGGGGCGGTCGAGAAAGGCCTTCAGCCTCGCGGGGTCGAACGGACGCCTCGCCCGGAAGACGAAGCTCGATATGCCGTACTCTTCCGTCTCCGGCCTGTGATGGGCGCTGCCATGCAGTTCCTTGAACCACAAGGGGTGCGTTGCCGCCTTTCCTTCCCGGAACAGGCGGGTGTCGAGAACCCGGCCGGCCGGGACCTTGCCGAAGTCGGTTTCGAGAACGACGGCGTCCGCATTGAGCGCCCGGACGACGCGGCGCACCCGGTCCCGCTCCGTACTCTCGACTGACGAGACCTTGTTGATGACGATCAGGTCGGCGAACTCGATCTGGTCGACGAGGAGATCCGCAAGGCAGCGTTCGTCATCCTCCGTCGCCGCCTGGCCGCGCTCGCGCAGGAGGTCCCGGCTTTCGAAGTCGCGGAGGATGCTTTGAGCGTCGACGACGGTGATCACCGCATCGAGGCGCGCGATGTCCGAGATCGCGAAGCCGTCCTCTCCCCGGAACGAGAAGGTCGCCGCGATCGGCAGGGGTTCCGCGATGCCGGTCGCCTCGATCAGCAGATAGTCGAAGCGGTTCTCGCGGGCGAGCCGTGCGATTTCCTTGTGAAGGTCGTCCCTCAGGGTGCAGCAGATGCATCCGTTCGTCAGCTCGACCAGCTGCTCCGACGTATGGGACAGGTCCGCGCCGCCGGAGCGGATGAGATCGGCATCGATGTTGATCTCGCTCATGTCGTTGACGATGACGGCGACGCGCCTGCCTTCCCGGTTGTTGAGAAGATGATTGAGGAGCGACGTCTTTCCCGCGCCCAGGAAGCCGCACAGGACGGTCACGGGAAGGAGCCGTCCGGTCTGTCTCGTCGAGGCTGAAAGGGTCATCGCTCAGGCCGCCAGGGGGTTGAAGACCACGTCCACGAAATAATTCGTGGAGTTGTAGGAGCTCGCCGGGAAGAGCCCCGACGGGCCGTAGGCATAGACGCCGTTGTTGCCCGCCGGAGCGGTGAGCGGCCCGTTCGTGACCGGAGCCGTGAAGTAGTTGGATGTCGAGGCATAACGCCCGTTGCTGTGATAGGAGACCACGTAGGTCTCGTTGTCGTTCACGGCGACGGGCGTCGTGAAGTACGCGGTCTGCCAGCCGCTGGCCGTTTCGTTGGTGAAGGTGACCGTTCCGAGCAGGGTGCCGGTCGCGGTCCACAGGTGTCCCTCGTGGGTGCCCGTGTCGCCCGAGCCCTTGTAGAACTTGACCGCGCTCACCGTGCCTGCGCTGCTGGTCTGGAAGCGCATGCCGAGTTCCACGGAGTTCGGATCGGCGTTCGAGAGCACCGCGGGGGTCGCGGAAGGCGAGAACAGGGACACGGCCGTCGCGCTCTCCTCGACGACCGACAGGCTGACGGAGGCGGAGGAGGTTCCCCCGCGACCGTCGGCGATCGCGTAGGTGAAGCCGGCGCTTCCCACGTAACCAGGGTCGGGCGTGAAGGTGACGGTGTTCGCCTGTGCGTTGAACGTCGCCGTGCCGTTGGTGGCATTGCTCACGCCCGTGATGGACAGGGTGTCGCCGTTCGGGTCCGTGTCGTTCGCGAGGAGCGATCCCGCGGCGATGGTCAGGGCGCGGTCCTTCGCCGTTGCGAAGCCGCTGTCCGCCGTCGCGGCCGGCGGCTGGTTCTCCGTCGCTGCGGGGTTGAACAGGACATCCACGAAGTAGTTGGCGGATCCGTAGCTGTTGGTGGGGAACGCGGGCGTGGAGCCGTAGGCATAGACGCCGTTGTTGCCGGCCGGAGCGGTCAGCGGCCCGTTCGTGACCGGAGCCGTGAAGTAGTTGGATGTCGAGGCATAGCGGCCGTTGCTGTGGTAGGAGACCACGTAGGTCTCGTTCGGGTTGATCGCGATGGGCGATGCGAAGGTGGCGGTCTGCCAGCCGCTCGCGGTCTCGTTGGCGAAGGTGAGGGTGCCGAGCAGGGTGCCGCTGGCGGTCCAGAGCCGGCCTTGGTGGGTGCCCGTGTCCCCCGTTCCCTTGTAGAACTTGATCCCGCTCACGGTGCCGGCCACGGAGGCCTGGAACTTCATGCCGAGCTCGACGGAGTTCGGATCGGAGCTCGAGAGCACCGCTGGCGTGGCTGAGGGCGAGAACAGCGAGCGGGGCGCCGTACTGGGATCCGTCACCGTCAGCGCGACGCTGGCGGAGGCCGTGCCTCCATGGCCGTCGGAGACGGTATAGGTGAAGCCTGCGCTTCCCACATACCCTGCGTCGGGCGTGAAGGTGACGGTGTTCGTCTGCGGATCGAACGCGACCGCTCCGTTGGTCGCGCCGCTCACGCCCGTGATGACGAGGGTGTCGCCGTTCGGGTCGGTGTCGTTGGCCAGGAGAGACGCGGCCGAGATCGTCAGCGCATCGTCCCGGCTGGTGGTGAAGCCGCTGTCCGCATTGGCCGTGGGGGGCTGCTGGGGGCCCGGATCGAAGATCACGTCCACCCAGTAGTTCGCGTTGTAGCCGGATGAATTCGGGAAGAGGGCGCCGTCGCCATAGGCGTAGACCGAGGCGCTCGCCGGAGCGGTCAGCGGCCCGGAGGTGATGGGAGCGGTGAAGTAGTTCGACGTCGTCGAGTAGTACTTGGTGTGGTAGGAGGCCACGTAGGTCTGGCCGGGCACGATCGCGATGGGCGTGGAGAAGGTCGCCGTCTGCCAGCCCGAATAGGTCATGTTGTCGAAGGTGGCGGTCGCCAGCAGCGTGCCGTCGGACGACCAGAGATGGCCGACGCGCTCCCCCAGAATCTGCGCCGGCTTGTAGAAGCGGATTCCCGTGACGGTCCCGGCGGCGGAGCTGGTGAACTTCATGCCGAGCTCGACGCTGCGGGCATCGACGTTGAACAGGGTCGTCGGCGTGTCCGAGAAGTTGAAGAAGCTGCTGGTCAGGGCCGGCTTCACCGTGACGGAGATCGGCGTCGTCGCCCCACCCAGGTTGACGCTGTCGTCCACCGCGCGGGCGAGCACCTGATAGGTGCCGCTGTCGGGGGCCTGCCAGGTATAGGTCCAGGTCTCGCGACCCGTCGCCTTGTGCCAGCTCTGGCCGCCGTCCGTCGAGACCTCGACCCCCGCCACCAGGCCGCCCACATCCGCCGCGGTGCCGGAGATCGTGACGTACTGCCCCTCGTAGATGTCGGTCGTCCCATTGGGGAAGGTGAGGGTGGCGGTGGGGGCGGTGCGGTCGGTCGACGCGGCGGCGAGGACGAGGCTGGCCTGGAGCGTCTGCGGCTGGACGCCCATGTCCGCGAACAGGTTCACCATCGCCTGCTGGACGTTGGGATCGACCGGCGTCGCCTCCACGTAATTGTTCTCGTCGAGGCCCCAGGACCAATAGACGGTGCCAGCGCCGAACACGAGGGCGCCGCTGGAAGCCCGATAGAGCGTGAGGCTGTGCGTCGCCGTTCCCGGTCCGACCGTCGAGCCGTAATCCTGAAGGAGCGTGTTCACGCTCACGCTGGAGAGGGACAGGTTGATCAGCCCGGCCGGGCGGAACCCGTTGTCGACGTCGGAGTCCCACTCGTAGCCGAGCAGGTTCTTCACGAGAGACCCCGTCTCGCCCGGTTGCAGGTTGGCGATGTCGGTATTCCGCCAGAAGCGGAACTTCGACATGTCGTAGGGAATGGTGATCGTATCCCTGCGGTACGAGTCCACCATGAACATCGTGCCGGTCAGGGAGTTCTCGGGCTCCTGACCCGGCTCCGCGAAGCGGGGGTCGCGCCAGGTGCCCGTGCCCGTCGCCGACGGGTCGATATTGGCATGGGCGAGACTCTCCTTGTAGCAGACGAGCGTGCGGTAGGGCGTCCCGTTCCCGTCGATGCTCGTCTCCCAGCGGATCTTCCAATAGGCCTCGTTGCCGCTCCAGAAGGCGAGGTTGACGCCCGCGTCACGGGCCGTCTCCACGTTCGCGCGCTGCTCGGCTGACCAGTACTCGTCGTGGCCGACGGAGAGAAAGACCTTGCTGTTGAGGAGCTGGGCGCCGTCCCGCGCCGCATCCACGCCGGAAATGTAGTTGATGTCGTAGCCGTTCCGCTCGAGCCAGCGGATGGCCTGGTACTCCGCGCCGAAGATGAAGTCCCACGGGCCGCCGGTGGGGCTCGCGGTGGTGATGTAGGGCCGGTTGTAGCTCACCGCATAGGCGCGGCCGATGGCCGTCACGCCGCAGCTGCAGTTCGGCGGCATGTAGGAGATCATGTCCTCCGGGTTGAGGGGAACCTGCCCGTAATAGAGGCTCGCCCCGCCCCAGGCATTGTAGGCCGTCCAGGTGGTGTCGGAGGTCTGGAACGTGATGTCGCTCCGGTCCTCGTCGTTGCGCACGATGAACGGGATCAGATTCGTTCCCGGCGTTCCGTCCTCGCGCACGAGCTTCGCGAAGTATACGCCCGAGACCGCATCCGCCGGCACTTCCCAGCTCGCCGAGACATCCCAGTTGCCGCAGTCGATGAGGCCGGTGGAATAGTCGACGATCGGGTGCGGCTGCACCTGCGCCGCCGTCAGGTTCTTCTCGATGGTCGCGACCTTGCGCGCCCCGGCGCCGCCGTAATACCCGAGGCGGTAGATATCGAGGCGGTATTTCGTCGAGTCGGTCGCGATCTTGAAGTCGACGGTCTGGCCGTGATTGACGCTGATGTTGGTGGCGAAGCCCTGGATGTTGGTGTCGCCGACGCCGTCCTTCAGCCCCCACTCGCTCTCCGGCGATCCCTGCTTCTGGTTCTCGAGCACGATGGCATTGAGGGCGGTGGCGGACTGCGTGCCGGGACCGCCGGATGCGGCAGGGGCGGCCATGGGGGACGCGAAGGTCCGGGTTGCCGTGCCGGAGGCAGTCGCGTCGGCCGTGCCCGTCGCGTCCGGGAAAGCGTCGGCTCCGGTGGGAGGCGGCTGCGATACGGCCGTTTCCGGGGGCGAGGAGGGCGAGGGAGCGCCGGATGCGGCCGCCGCGGCACTCGACTCCTGTGGCTCCGATAGGTTCGATCCCATGGCCGACATGCTGGAGAAGGTGGCGAAGGTGGCGGGCTGCACCGGGTATGGGGAGGCGTCGATCCGCAAGGTCCCGACAGGCGAGGGAGCCGGTGCCGGCAGGGGATCGAGGTGGCTGGGCGGCGGCGCATCGAAGCCGGGGCTCGGGGAACTCGGCGCATCGGCGGGCCCGTCGCTTCCGCCGGACGGCGGCATCGCGCTTTCTCCCGTCGGCAGGCCGCTGCTGGCGGAGCCGGTGACCGTTCCGTTCTGTCGGAGACGGAACGGGTTCTCCCCGGATTCCCCGTCCGGCTGGAGTTCCGCCCCGTCCTCCAGGCTGCCGCGAAGAAACCGCAAGCGCTTCAGCATGCTGAGGATCAGTTGTTCGTCCGTCACGCGCATGGAGGTCCCTCTCGCGGATTCAGGCAGGCGGGGGCGCGGAATAGCGTCGCCTCGACGGAGGATATTCAGCCGCGTCCGGTCCGGCAGGCGCGCAATGGTAGACTTCCTCTTCAGGATAGGTGAATCGGTTTAAGCCGCGGAAGCGGCTCCTACGGCCAGGAATAAGAGCGCTTCGGTATTACCGGCGCCCGGGGACGGTCCCCACGTGCTGTCCTGATCTGTCAAGAGGCTGGCCCCCCCGGCCAAGCACGAGGCGTGCCGCAGGCCTAGCATGCGCCGTGTCCTTGGCCGTTCTCTCGCAGGGCAGGGACGTTCCGCACGGCCCGGCTAGTCCTGCGTGGACGCGAACAGGTCATGCGGGATACGCGGGGCCCCTTGGGCCGGCCGGTTCCAGGACCGGCGAAATTCCGCAATGCCGTGCAGTCCGGCGATTCGCAGCGCCTCCTGCACCGCGTGATGGTCATCGTCTGCGAGCAGGAGGCCTCCATGAGAAAGCTCGCCATTCTCGCCGGTGCCGGTCTTGTGACCCTGGGCGGCCTGGCCGCTGCGCAGGCGCAGCCCAATCCCATCCAGGGGACGCCCGGCTCGGCCTTCCCGTACGCGGCGCCCAACGAGGTGCAGATCATCAATGGCGTGCCCTGCCGCACCCTGCTGGTGCCGGGCAATCTCCGCGTGCCCATTGAGTGCGCCGGTCCGGTCTCGACCGGCACCTTCGAGCCGGGCGTGACGGGGAGCATTCGGGTCGAGGAGCAACAGGGGGCGCCGGTTTCGGGGACTCCCGGCTCGCCCTTCCCCTATGCGACTCCGAACGAGATCCGGATCATCAACGGGGTTCCCTGCCGGACCGTCCTCATCCAGGGATCGAACGTCCGCGTGCCGATAGAGTGCGCCCGGTAGCGGCACGCCCGTTCCCCGTTCGACCGGGACCTTGACGGGCACCGGGGTGCCTGTACTTGAGGGCCGTGCCGCATGCGAACGGGGGAACGGATGGGCAGGAGATCGAACATGGGCGCGGCGGCCGGGGCGATGATGATGGTCCTCCCGTCCCTGGCCGTCGCCGCGGATTTCGGGCTCACGGTCGACCTCTCGTTTTCTCCCAAGGCGGCGGCGAAGCTCTCCTCGCTTTCGGAAGGCGTCGTCGTGGCGGCGTTCTTCTCGGGACCGCCAACGCCCGCGGCTCGGAAGAGGGCCGACGAGACCGGTCGGATCTTTCTCGGCAACGAGAAGGTCACAGTGGAGAGCGATGTCCGCTCCGCCCGGTTGACGGGCAGGGTCGTTCCCCGCAACCGGCTCGACTGGGTCGAGGACCGCAAGGTCGAGGTGCTCGTCAACGTGTACTCGGCACGCCGCAGGGGGCCGGACAACATCCTCGAC is a genomic window containing:
- a CDS encoding GTP-binding protein, with product MTLSASTRQTGRLLPVTVLCGFLGAGKTSLLNHLLNNREGRRVAVIVNDMSEINIDADLIRSGGADLSHTSEQLVELTNGCICCTLRDDLHKEIARLARENRFDYLLIEATGIAEPLPIAATFSFRGEDGFAISDIARLDAVITVVDAQSILRDFESRDLLRERGQAATEDDERCLADLLVDQIEFADLIVINKVSSVESTERDRVRRVVRALNADAVVLETDFGKVPAGRVLDTRLFREGKAATHPLWFKELHGSAHHRPETEEYGISSFVFRARRPFDPARLKAFLDRPLPGLLRAKGHLWLATHPDNVVEFSVAGAQLRLNFKGLWWCAVPRSRWPNVPPFLAYLHERWHPAWGDRRQELVFIGNGIDEEGVRAGLAECLVGPETHYDPTAYAHLDDGGLDLGDPPGLHGHGPDAPKNPALRLDMALGAQSAPARR
- a CDS encoding DUF4082 domain-containing protein, with the translated sequence MLKRLRFLRGSLEDGAELQPDGESGENPFRLRQNGTVTGSASSGLPTGESAMPPSGGSDGPADAPSSPSPGFDAPPPSHLDPLPAPAPSPVGTLRIDASPYPVQPATFATFSSMSAMGSNLSEPQESSAAAAASGAPSPSSPPETAVSQPPPTGADAFPDATGTADATASGTATRTFASPMAAPAASGGPGTQSATALNAIVLENQKQGSPESEWGLKDGVGDTNIQGFATNISVNHGQTVDFKIATDSTKYRLDIYRLGYYGGAGARKVATIEKNLTAAQVQPHPIVDYSTGLIDCGNWDVSASWEVPADAVSGVYFAKLVREDGTPGTNLIPFIVRNDEDRSDITFQTSDTTWTAYNAWGGASLYYGQVPLNPEDMISYMPPNCSCGVTAIGRAYAVSYNRPYITTASPTGGPWDFIFGAEYQAIRWLERNGYDINYISGVDAARDGAQLLNSKVFLSVGHDEYWSAEQRANVETARDAGVNLAFWSGNEAYWKIRWETSIDGNGTPYRTLVCYKESLAHANIDPSATGTGTWRDPRFAEPGQEPENSLTGTMFMVDSYRRDTITIPYDMSKFRFWRNTDIANLQPGETGSLVKNLLGYEWDSDVDNGFRPAGLINLSLSSVSVNTLLQDYGSTVGPGTATHSLTLYRASSGALVFGAGTVYWSWGLDENNYVEATPVDPNVQQAMVNLFADMGVQPQTLQASLVLAAASTDRTAPTATLTFPNGTTDIYEGQYVTISGTAADVGGLVAGVEVSTDGGQSWHKATGRETWTYTWQAPDSGTYQVLARAVDDSVNLGGATTPISVTVKPALTSSFFNFSDTPTTLFNVDARSVELGMKFTSSAAGTVTGIRFYKPAQILGERVGHLWSSDGTLLATATFDNMTYSGWQTATFSTPIAIVPGQTYVASYHTKYYSTTSNYFTAPITSGPLTAPASASVYAYGDGALFPNSSGYNANYWVDVIFDPGPQQPPTANADSGFTTSRDDALTISAASLLANDTDPNGDTLVITGVSGATNGAVAFDPQTNTVTFTPDAGYVGSAGFTYTVSDGHGGTASASVALTVTDPSTAPRSLFSPSATPAVLSSSDPNSVELGMKFQASVAGTVSGIKFYKGTGDTGTHQGRLWTASGTLLGTLTFANETASGWQTATFASPIAINPNETYVVSYHSNGRYASTSNYFTAPVTNGPLTAPAGNNGVYAYGSTPAFPTNSYGSANYFVDVLFNPAATENQPPAATADSGFATAKDRALTIAAGSLLANDTDPNGDTLSITGVSNATNGTATFNAQANTVTFTPDPGYVGSAGFTYAIADGRGGTSSASVSLSVVEESATAVSLFSPSATPAVLSNADPNSVELGMRFQTSSAGTVSAVKFYKGSGDTGTHEGHLWTATGTLLGTVTFTNETASGWQTAYFTTPVAVNDNETYVVSYHSNGRYASTSNYFTAPVTNGPLTAPAGNNGVYAYGPSGLFPASSYNSTNYFVDVVFNPLAA
- a CDS encoding ester cyclase, with the translated sequence MSSTLERNKDLVRAHYEATANNFDPVAIDAQVGDDFFDHAAGARLGPEGVKQHIQGLKKVFPDLHVVIEDMVAEGDRVAVRARWRGTHKADFRGIPASHKPVEFTGMVFWRIADGKIRERWASVDVLGALRDAAAG